A window from Equus caballus isolate H_3958 breed thoroughbred chromosome 8, TB-T2T, whole genome shotgun sequence encodes these proteins:
- the LOC100054068 gene encoding cationic amino acid transporter 4, whose amino-acid sequence MARGLPSTARLAHFCQKLNRLKTLEEPTMEKSLRRHLTTLELTLLGVGATVGVGLYVLMGTVAQEMAGPAVIVSFSVAAVASLLAALCYVEFEARVPCTDSPYLCTYVSMGELWAFLVGWIVLLQCLISGAAMARSWSHNLDAIFSHNIRSFTEAHVGIWQVPFLAQYPDFLAAVIILVASGYVSSGVRISSWVNHTFSAISLVIILFIIILGFVLARPHNWSAEEGGFAPFGFTGIMTGAAICFYAFVGFGAIAASSVEARNPKRAVLKATAISLVLVAGTYILVSTVLTLMVPWHSLDPYWALADAFHQRGYSWAGFIVAAGSICAINTVLLNIFLFLQRMVCAMAADGLLFQVFAHVHPRTQVPVVGIMVLGVLMAFLALLLDFKALVHFLSIGTLLECTVLPTSIIIIRFRKAPSGSQDPDSPEGTEQASPEPGQLRSALRPYLRFLGGCRPGAAVAWALGVLVGSAITLDCVLVFGDSALNLPPWGYTLLLLLSSATFLLSLLVLGAHQQQRRQDTFQVPMVPLTPALSILLNVFLMLHLSYLTWLGLSICLLLGLAVYFGYGIWHSKENQRKRPGLAVPLGSLEEMVPALQPPSQTPAQEPSHTEQPSSP is encoded by the exons ATGGCCCGGGGACTGCCCAGCACCGCCAGACTGGCGCACTTTTGCCAGAAGCTGAACCGGCTGAAGACACTGGAGGAGCCCACCATGGAGAAGTCGCTGCGGCGCCACCTGACCACGCTGGAACTGACCCTGCTGGGTGTGGGTGCCACGGTGGGCGTGGGCCTCTATGTGCTCATGGGAACTGTGGCTCAGGAGATGGCTGGCCCTGCAGTGATTGTGTCCTTCAGCGTGGCTGCCGTGGCCTCCCTGCTGGCAGCCTTGTGTTACGTGGAGTTTGAGGCACGTGTGCCCTGCACGGACTCTCCCTACCTCTGCACCTATGTGTCCATGGGTGAGCTGTGGGCCTTCCTCGTTGGCTGGATTGTGCTTCTCCAGTGTCTCATCAGTGGAGCTGCCATGGCCCGCTCCTGGAGCCACAACCTAGACGCCATCTTCAGCCACAACATCCGCAGCTTCACTGAGGCCCATGTCGGCATCTGGCAGGTGCCCTTCCTGGCCCAGTACCCAGACTTCTTGGCTGCTGTCATCATACTTGTTGCTTCTGGATACGTCTCCTCTGGAGTCCGCATCTCTTCTTGGGTCAATCACACCTTCTCTGCCATCAGCCTTGTCATCATCCTCTTCATCATCATCCTGGGGTTTGTCCTGGCCCGCCCGCACAACTGGAGCGCTGAGGAGGGCGGCTTTGCGCCCTTTGGTTTCACTGGCATCATGACTGGTGCCGCCATCTGCTTCTATGCCTTTGTGGGCTTTGGCGCTATTGCTGCCTCCAGTGTTGAGGCCCGGAACCCAAAGCGAGCAGTGCTTAAGGCCACTGCCATCTCTCTTGTCCTGGTGGCTGGCACCTACATCCTGGTCTCCACAGTCCTCACCCTCATGGTGCCCTGGCACAGCCTGGACCCTTACTGGGCACTCGCTGATGCCTTCCACCAGCGGGGCTATAGCTGGGCGGGCTTCATTGTGGCGGCTGGCTCCATCTGCG CCATCAACACTGTCCTGCTCAACATCTTCTTGTTCTTGCAACGCATGGTCTGTGCCATGGCTGCCGACGGGCTCTTATTCCAGGTGTTTGCCCATGTGCACCCCCGGACCCAGGTGCCTGTGGTGGGCATCATGGTGCTTGGGGTCCTCATGGCTTTCCTGGCACTGCTGCTGGACTTCAAGGCACTGGTACACTTCCTCTCCATTGGGACGCTGCTGGAATGTACTGTTTTGCCCACCAGCATTATCATTATACGCTTCCGAAAGGCCCCATCCGGTTCTCAGGACCCAGACAGCCCTGAGGGCACAGAGCAGGCTTCACCTGAGCCCGGGCAGCTGCGATCAGCCCTGAGGCCCTACCTCCGCTTCCTGGGTGGGTGCAGACCCGGAGCCGCTGTGGCTTGGGCCCTCGGTGTCCTGGTGGGCTCGGCCATCACCCTGGACTGCGTGCTGGTCTTTGGGGACTCGGCCCTGAACCTCCCGCCCTGGGGCTAcaccctgctgctcctgctcagcTCCGCCACGTTTCTGCTCAGTCTCCTCGTCCTGGGGGCCCACCAGCAACAGCGCCGGCAGGACACCTTTCAG GTTCCCATGGTGCCCCTGACTCCCGCCCTGAGCATCCTCCTCAACGTCTTCCTCATGCTGCACCTGAGCTACCTGACCTGGCTGGGCTTGTCCATCTGTCTGCTTCTCG GACTCGCAGTGTATTTTGGCTACGGCATCTGGCACAGCAAGGAGAACCAGCGGAAACGGCCAGGGTTGGCTGTCCCACTCGGCAGCCTGGAGGAGATGGTgccagccctgcagccccctAGCCAGACACCAGCGCAGGAGCCCAGCCACACAGAGCAGCCCTCTAGTCCATGA